A window from Thiosulfatimonas sediminis encodes these proteins:
- the gyrA gene encoding DNA gyrase subunit A, translating into MADFAREIIPIALEDEMEQSYLSYAMSVIVGRALPDVRDGLKPVHRRVLYAMNELKNDFNKPYKKSARIVGDVIGKYHPHGDTAVYDTIVRMAQPFSLRYMLVDGQGNFGSVDGDSPAAMRYTEIRMSKIAHQLLADLDKETVNFSENYDGSESEPNVLPTRVPNLLVNGSSGIAVGMATNIPPHNLTETVNACLAYIENPHIDIDGLMAYLPGPDFPTYGIINGSAGIRQAYETGRGRVQIRAKTDIETDKSGKSQIIVNEIPYQVNKAKLIERIAELVKEKKIEGITGLRDESDKDGMRIVIELRRGEVPEVVINNLYKQTTMQTVFGVNMVALIDGQPKLLNLKQIVEAFVRHRREVVTRRTIYELRRAREKAHVLEGLAVALANIDEMIELIKASPSPAVARERMLERDWPIGSVIDMLDRVEMADVRPEDLPEGFGAEGSIYKLSPVQAQAILEMRLHRLTGLEQDKILEEYRALLEKIAEYLEILRNPDRLTEVVKAELVEIVETFGDSRRTEIDHSYQDLDAEDLIAVEDRIVTISQDGYIKTQPLSDYRAQRRGGRGKSATAMKEEDQVGQLFVASTHDMLLCFSNRGKLYWQKTWQLPLASRGSRGKPIINVLPLEEGEVITSVLPVDEFDEERVVFMATKNAVVKRVALQDFSRPRANGIIAVDLLDDDELVGTALTNGQQEIMLFSDIGKAIRFDENDVRVMGRTARGVRGMKLAESHKVISMQVAKPDTLILTATENGFGKCTPIDDYSTINRGGQGVISIKTSDRNGMVVKSVAVQPEQEIVLITNKGTLVRTRVNEISIVGRNTQGVKLINVGKGEKVVDIAVVDVDDSDDELLEDIENPMQDQDVSAVTQNDSDELAVPPEEPQA; encoded by the coding sequence ATGGCGGATTTTGCACGAGAAATTATCCCGATTGCCCTCGAAGATGAGATGGAGCAGTCCTATTTAAGTTATGCCATGAGTGTTATCGTTGGGCGAGCCTTGCCTGATGTGCGCGATGGCTTAAAGCCGGTACATCGTCGCGTGCTTTATGCGATGAACGAGCTGAAGAATGACTTTAACAAACCGTATAAAAAATCGGCACGTATTGTCGGTGATGTGATCGGTAAGTATCACCCGCATGGCGATACGGCAGTCTACGACACGATTGTACGTATGGCGCAACCATTTTCTCTGCGTTATATGTTGGTTGATGGACAAGGTAACTTCGGCTCGGTTGATGGTGACTCGCCTGCAGCGATGCGTTATACCGAAATTCGAATGTCTAAGATTGCCCATCAGCTCCTGGCTGATTTGGATAAAGAAACAGTTAATTTCTCGGAAAACTATGACGGTTCAGAATCCGAGCCAAATGTTTTGCCAACCCGTGTACCGAACTTATTAGTAAATGGGTCCTCTGGTATTGCGGTCGGTATGGCGACCAATATTCCGCCACATAACTTGACTGAAACGGTCAATGCTTGTCTTGCTTATATTGAAAATCCACACATTGATATTGATGGTTTGATGGCGTATTTACCAGGGCCAGATTTCCCAACTTACGGCATCATTAACGGCAGCGCTGGAATTCGTCAAGCCTATGAAACCGGCCGTGGGCGCGTACAAATTCGCGCTAAAACCGATATCGAAACGGACAAAAGCGGCAAATCGCAAATTATCGTCAATGAAATTCCTTACCAAGTCAATAAAGCCAAGCTGATTGAACGTATTGCAGAACTGGTCAAAGAGAAAAAGATTGAAGGCATTACTGGACTGCGTGACGAGTCGGATAAAGATGGCATGCGCATTGTTATTGAGTTGCGCCGTGGTGAAGTACCAGAAGTCGTCATTAATAATCTGTATAAGCAGACCACGATGCAGACGGTTTTTGGCGTGAACATGGTGGCTTTGATTGATGGTCAGCCAAAATTGCTGAACCTTAAACAAATCGTTGAAGCCTTTGTGCGTCATCGCCGTGAAGTGGTTACACGTCGTACCATTTATGAACTGCGTCGCGCGCGCGAAAAAGCGCATGTTTTAGAAGGCTTGGCGGTTGCTCTAGCAAATATTGATGAAATGATTGAATTGATAAAGGCATCTCCGAGTCCGGCGGTTGCGCGTGAGCGCATGTTGGAACGTGATTGGCCTATCGGTTCGGTAATCGATATGCTAGACCGCGTTGAAATGGCCGATGTTCGCCCTGAAGATTTACCAGAAGGTTTTGGTGCTGAAGGCTCAATCTACAAGCTGTCGCCGGTACAAGCGCAAGCGATTCTGGAAATGCGTTTGCATCGTTTGACAGGTCTAGAGCAAGATAAGATTCTGGAAGAGTACCGTGCACTTCTTGAGAAAATTGCAGAATACCTAGAAATCTTGCGTAATCCGGATCGTTTGACTGAAGTTGTTAAAGCCGAGTTAGTTGAAATAGTGGAAACCTTTGGCGATTCGCGTCGAACAGAGATTGACCACTCATATCAAGATTTGGACGCTGAGGATTTAATTGCGGTAGAAGATCGAATAGTAACGATTTCGCAAGACGGTTATATTAAAACTCAGCCGTTAAGTGATTATCGAGCTCAGCGTCGTGGTGGTCGTGGTAAATCAGCGACTGCGATGAAAGAAGAAGATCAAGTTGGTCAACTGTTTGTCGCAAGTACACACGATATGCTGTTGTGTTTCTCTAATCGTGGCAAATTATATTGGCAAAAAACTTGGCAGCTGCCACTGGCGAGCCGAGGTAGTCGAGGTAAACCGATTATCAATGTTTTACCGCTAGAAGAGGGTGAAGTGATTACGTCGGTACTGCCAGTTGATGAATTTGACGAAGAACGCGTGGTGTTCATGGCAACCAAAAATGCGGTGGTAAAACGCGTTGCTCTGCAAGACTTCTCACGCCCGCGCGCCAATGGGATAATTGCGGTTGATTTACTTGATGACGACGAGTTGGTCGGTACCGCACTCACCAATGGTCAGCAAGAAATTATGCTCTTTAGCGACATTGGTAAAGCGATTCGTTTTGACGAAAATGATGTTCGTGTGATGGGGCGTACCGCGCGTGGTGTGCGCGGTATGAAACTAGCGGAATCACATAAAGTCATTAGTATGCAGGTAGCTAAGCCAGATACCTTGATTTTGACTGCGACTGAAAATGGTTTTGGTAAATGTACACCGATTGATGATTACTCGACCATTAATCGTGGTGGTCAAGGGGTGATTTCCATTAAGACCAGTGATCGAAATGGCATGGTGGTTAAATCGGTTGCAGTGCAACCTGAGCAGGAAATTGTCTTGATTACCAATAAAGGCACTTTGGTACGTACCCGCGTTAATGAAATATCGATTGTCGGGCGCAACACCCAAGGTGTTAAGTTAATTAATGTTGGCAAGGGTGAAAAGGTGGTTGATATTGCCGTGGTGGATGTCGATGATAGCGATGATGAATTGTTAGAAGATATTGAAAATCCAATGCAAGATCAAGATGTCAGCGCAGTAACTCAAAACGATTCTGATGAATTGGCTGTGCCGCCTGAAGAGCCACAAGCGTAA